The Hordeum vulgare subsp. vulgare chromosome 7H, MorexV3_pseudomolecules_assembly, whole genome shotgun sequence DNA window TGCATTGATAAAAAGATATAGAGTTacagaatgatgtcatggacacgTGCGCTAAAAGGCTCGGCCCCTTACATGATTTTAGGTTAGATGTGTAAGGCTAGCTAGTTCTTTAGTTTAATTATTAGTCATTAGATAAGAACGATGTTACTTCTAGAGCGTGCGTTCTCGGGTTCGGCAACGACACATGTTGACTGAATTTTTCTAGAGATGTCTGATAGGCTCACATGCACGTATTCCTTCTCTGATAAATGTACATCAGCTGGCTAACTTTTGAATTTTTACCTCACTAGTAAgcttgcacgtgcaacgcacgtcttAACAAATACATTTTTCATAGATACATCTACTCCCAATAAAATACATCTTATGAGTGGATCTCATGCCTACTACCACATGCTTATAGTTTGTGATGCTAGTGTaagaaaataacaacaaaaaacaatacATTCATCAGATGACATGATACCATACTTTTCAAGTTAGCATGAAGGTCGAAGACCATATTTTCAAGCACTTACGTCCACTCAGAGTTAGGTTTAAAGTTGTtgaatgtcattttttattacttATATCTATATAAATAGAGATCATTGTTGGTATTTCAAAAACTCTGAGCATTTTGGttgatcacaaacgtcaaaaatagatAACTATATGTCTGAAACTCATGTATTTTGAGGACAATATAGCAAATTGCAATTTATACTTTAATCCCAAGAGAATTTACAAATATATGCCTAACAAGGCAACATCAATGTTGAATTTCCACACCATATTTTGCAAAATTAACTGTTTGAAACGAATACTCTGATAAATATTGTCAGTCAATGTTTAGAtcataagtactgttgtgaaaatCCCACCAGCACAATGCTCAAATCATCAAATATCACCTAATCAAACCCATGTATAAAATCGGGTAATACATTTGTACCGGCAAGGTGGACGAACCAGTTCCTCTCTACATGCTTATGCTTCTTTAGATCTAGAGTCCATCAAAAAGAGAAGTCTTCCGGTCTACATGTGATAGGATAGAATGTCAACAACTTAGAAAATGGCATAATAATCATGTTCAAAAGAAAATTAAAATATCAGAATCACATTTTATTTTCACACATTAGTGTCACTTATTGGGATTGTTTTAGTATCAAAGAAATTGCTCTAACATTACAGATGGACATTTgtctaaaaataaaatcaaaaggcAACAATAGTCCGATCCAAATATCTTTAGAATATGTTAGTGAAAATTGTAACTACCTATAAACGATTTATAAAACATGTCAATAATATTCCAACGCTTGCAAGATCTCCTGTACAAGCAATGCAATCTCTCATTCCATGACCAGAAAATACAACACGTTATATGATAGGATCAAGGTAGTGATAAAATAACTTTAAATATGACTATCGGGTTCTCCTTAAATATTCACATAGAAATTAGAGAAAAAAACAATCTGATATTGTACCAGAATTTTTCATATACTCCATTTCATCCGCATTCTAGTTCGATTGTCATCAAATACCTTGTGGACATAAGAAAATCTGCACAAACAAACAAATCTGCGGTTTGCTTGGAGTTACATAAAAAAGGTTGATAAAAAATCTGCACAACCAAACATTAGAATTAGCAACACAGGGCATCGAGCATGTAATTATAGAGGTATGGACGTAAGTGCAATCAATTATTATAATTATAAAACAAGTTAGAGGCCAACTTCTGAAGACTGACTACACATATCTGTCAGAACACTGAACTAATTATAGTCGATCTTTTGTCGTGGTCTCTTCAAATAGAGCTCAAAGATCATAAATACTAATCAGTAATCACGAGGCAGATGAAATAATCTAGTCAACAAGGTCAAGAAGAAGCCTGCCTCCAAGAAATCAGGAGGAAGATGAAACGATCTTGTCAACAAGGTCAAGAAGAAACCTCCCTCCGGCGAGGGAAATTATAAAAAAAGGGATTACGGGGAGCTTTAGGGGTCGGCTGCAAGACATTAACGGAGCCAGGCCATGATTAACCATGCAGAACCCTAGGTCGTGAGCGAGGTGAGAAATGACACATGGAAGCATGCTTTGTTCATAACGATTGTTGTGCAATGCTTATGTTCCTTCAACTCCATCTAAAGTTCTATCAATAAAAACCCTAAACTCGAACTCCATCAAGTCAATAGAAACTCTAAAGTCCTAACTACATAGTTGATCGAACAGTGAATATGGACTTCAAAATGCTATTGACAGTACATCAAACTGAAAAATTAGTTGTTTCAGAATTTAATGCTGAAGCTTTTTTATATATGTTCTATGTTGTCATCTATCCGTTCTATCCATTCCAATTCCAAAATAATTAAAGAAGCACGTCGAAACTCTGCTCTGCAAGTCTGCATACAATCTGGTGTATCTGTCCTACTTGTTCCATTGCCCATTTACGTTTTACATGGTCCTCTATTTACCACAGTAACTAAATCATGCCCAAAGAACTCAGTCCTCTTAATTCACAACTTGGTACACACAAAGGCTTGCATCCTGAGATAAAAAAAAGCAACTGAACGAGCATAAAAAAGCAAACAAGCAGCTACCTTAATCAGTTAGAAGAACCACAATCCGACCCTTAGATCACACTGTTATAAAAATTGTAGGCAAAAGAAGCAAGCGAGCAACCATCTTACTTAATCAGCTGGACCAAATTAAATAAGTGATTACCTGCAGGCTTGCTACATGTTGCAGCTTTGTGGATGCAGAGATCAGTTGTGCGGAGGCGCCAAAACGCGAGGATCATAGCGGACTTGCGACCAGTTTTTAATAAAGATGGGTTATCCGATTCAGTTAGTACCTTGGTGTTGTCTAGACCGTAGCGTGAAGCTCCATTGGCACCTGTGTCGTGGCCGGTGCATATGCATCAAGGTGAGCGACGAACAGAGGAAACTTACTGGCTTCTCTAGCTCATAGACCAGGTCAGCGGCCACGCGTGCGACGGGAGATGGGGCATCAGCATACCCGGGGGAGGAGCATCAGGCGGTGGCGACCCACGCTCGCGTCCTTGCTGCGGCGGTTGCGTGCGCGCTCGCGCGTCCGTCAGAGGAGGAGCGGCAGGCTGTGGCGGTggcaaggaggagagagaggaggggcagACTGCAGGGTGGAGCGGACCTGAGGAGGGAGGCTGGCCGGCGACGGCCTggcctggccggcggcggcgcgggcctGACCGGTGGCGGCGGCGCGGGCCTGGCCGGTGGCGGCGCCGTAACCCTAGGCGCGGGGCAGGGCGAATtgtggggcggggcggggcgaacTGCGGGGTGGGGAGGGACTGACGGGGCGAGGTGGGGCGGACCTGAGGAGCGATGGCCGGCGGGGGCGACGACGGCTTGGCCGGCAGCGACGGCGAGGATGGGCGACGAGGTGAGACAGGAGCGGAGTGACACCCCGATGCGGGAATGGTGCGAGCGAGACTGCGATGCGCGTTAATTTTGGAGTGTGATTACGTGCTGCAGgatgggtggtggaggtggagcacggtcagTCATGGAAATTTGCTAAGTGCACACATAGATGTATTAGGTAATGTTGGTTGTTGGATTAGGATTTGTGGGATTAATTGTGTGGTGCTGATTGCTTCGTgtattttgttgtactaattgctGGATACACGTAAGAAAGTTCTCGTTTGCttgtttaatagtagtatagatTAAGTGCATAAGTAAGGCCGGTGCTGGATGCATCAAGAGCCTCCTCTTGCTTCCAAGGAATGGATTAAAACTAATTTCTCTGTACTTAAATAATTATAGTTAGAAGAACTTGTCTAGTTTTCTTCAATTATAATTATTTAAGCACAAAGAAAGTAGAACTTAGACATTAGGATACTACTAAGCTGCCTACCAAataactacttcctccgttcctaaatataagtctttttaaaaatttcactaaaaaactacatacgaaacaaaataaatgaatttacactttaaaatatgtttatatacattcgtGTATAGTTAATAAATtttttaaaaagatttatatttaggaagggaTGGAGTACAAGATTCAACATCAGATAAGCAAGCTCTAATTGTGAACCTAACAAGAGATCACTATAGAACTAATACAGGGCAGCTGAACGAGGGACACAACATTTCATGATGAGCAAGTAGAATTTAGtgttaagaagaagaaatcaacaaagtacaGGACTACTCGAATCAAATAAACGAGCAATTCCAAACAAAAAGTGATGATGGGACAAACTGAAGTCTGAGACATCATCAGTGCGGACACAAGACAGAACAAACCGGAACGACCATTTACAAATCCCTGGATAACCCTAACCACACCGATACACTAATATAAACTCCAGAAAGACCCCCACCATGGTCAGTTCATGGAGTGGCAGCAAATAAACGGCATCCACTGCTGCTTCTTCCCTTTCGGCGACTTCTCCACCGGTAACCTAGCAGGAGAATTCCAGTCTTGCTGCTCGGAACCTGGCTTGGCGGGCGAAGGGTTGTCCTTCGACGATCGGCGCCTGAACGACAGCACCCGGTCCTTGGTGCTGGCCTTCTTTTCTTTAATAACTTCCATGCCTTTCTCGGAGAGAAGGGACTTCAGGGAGACATGGCTCTTGTCTGAATCTATTGTCATTTCCTTATCTGTGATCTCTTCATGCGGATGGTCATTTGCGCTTTCCTTGGTGTGGTCATTTGCGCTTTCCTTGGTATTGGTCTCTGCTGCAGTCTCTTCCTTCTGCTTCTTTTCTTCAACATCATCGGTGGGAGCGTGGTCCGCGGCAGCCTTTTCATCCTGCTTCTCTTCTTTGGCATCATTTGTGCCCTGTGGTGTGCTGCTCATGTGAGAACTAGAGTCCGAGACAAGGATAGTACCTGCATTGCCTCCGGCACCGATGGAAGTAGGCTCTGCACTCTCCTTTCCTTTGACATTGTCAATGGCGTGGACCAAGCTAATATCAACAGTAGGTTCTGGAGTTACCTCTTCTTTCTCCTTTCCTTCAACGGCATCAACAATGCTTACCGCATCAGTGTTGTGAGAGGTTGGTTCTGACATAGTTTCTTCACCCTTCTCTTTAACAATATCTGTGTGGTAAACTACATTTTTGTGAGAACTAGGGACCACTGTCATGTCTTCATTCTGCATTTTGTCTTCGTGTATCACATTGATAGCATGGGGAGCAGGATCTGGCGTAATTTCTTCATTTTGCTTCTTTTCTTCAACTTCATCTGTAATGTTCGTCATCTGAGCAGTAGGGTCTGCAGCAGTTTCTTCACCGTGCTTCTCTAATTCAACTATAGCTGGGATATCCACCACATTTATCTCATGAGCAGTTCCCATGTGGACAGCACTCTGTTCCTTTTGCACAATTATGTCTCTGCTGCTTATCAAATCAATATTGTCAGAAGCAGGATCTGCCATCACCTCTTCAATCTGTTCTTTTTCCTCAACACTACTTGCACTCTGTAATATGCTGGTCTTCAGGGTACTATCTTCTGCACTAGTTTCTTCAGTCTGCTTAATCTCTTCAATGTTATCCATACTGCATATATCGTTAGTCTCATGAGACGTAAGGTCCACACTTCTGTTCTCAATTTGTTTATTCTCGTCAACATCATGCTTGCTATTGATCCTGATCTCATGAGTATGGTCTAAGCTGGGCTCTATTGGGTCGATTTGAGATGGCATGGAAATGACATCACTTGTATGGCTTGGATTATTCTGTGTGTCATCATCTGCTGTCACCTCGGAGGTATCTTTCTTTGTAAAATCAGAAGCACTACCAGCTGATATGACCTCAGCAACTAGACTATCCACAGCAGGCTCTGTTGCACTTGATACAGCTTGGATAACCTCATCTGTGGAATGCTCATTGAACGTCAGTTCATAAACAATGATCATAAGGGACATGGAATAGTTGGGAGATATTTATGAACATGTTGTTACTtgtaaaataaaatgatgctattCCAATTTTATCTAACTTGTAGATAGGTCTTACATGATTTGATACTGAGGCCTTCTATTTGAGCTGTATACTTAAATTTCAAGCATAAGATAAAATTATTTTCGTTATTTCAATAAACAACCAAAAGACTAACAGTGTCGTATTTAGGAATTAGGGACCATTTTCACCATATGTTGAGTACTATGAGCATAACACACAAATATGAATTATGACAGCTCAACCTAACCAAAAGCCCAAAATTAGACTTTACCACTtcttacaaaaacttttgcgacCGAACAACAAAAATAGTACGAACTACAGAGTACAGGATCATCAGCACAAAAACTCAAAGTCTCACCTGCACCAGGATAGCTTGACCCTTCTTCAAGGCCCGTCTGTTTGGAGTTTGTCAGCTGAACTGCTACCACAGAAATAGAATCAATTTGCTGCTGTGTTTCAACATCTGCTGTCTTCAAATGACAACCAGCAGAAGCAAGTTGAGATAAATCATCACTACTGGTATCATCTGTGCGGACATTATTATCAGTAGAAGGTTCCTTATTCCCAAGTACATTGACAGGTtccttgatggtacaaacttgctCAACTGGGTTAGGTCCGATAACCCCGCCGTCGTCCTTGGATTCAGTGTTTTCACTGGGGCTTTGCTCTTCGGTAACAACACCTAAGTTGTTGGCACATAGGTCTTCCTCCACTGTAGTAGCACTATGCCCCTCAACAATTTTGGTTTGCAGCTTCTCTTGATAGGACGAATCAATCTCATTACCTTTTACCAACATGCCCTCACGAGTTTTGTCTTCATCAATGGTGTTGAGCATACAATCGTTTCCAGCAACGGCGGTACCATCGGGGCTACCAGCTCTAGCAATTGTTTGTGTAGAAAATTCACCTGAAGCAGCATTTGATGCCAGGGACATGGCATTTGACTTGCTTGCTTCATCTGCAGAGAAGTCTGGACTGAATCTTGCACCATCTTCAGGCTCTGATTGACAATGGGAAGCGGAGGCATCCTGATGCTGATCACCACTACAATGTGATCCAGACGGATACAAATCTTGTGGTCCGCTTTCAGGCAGCCGCGGATCAGCTTCAGTTTGAACGTCAGTTCCATTAGCCTTAGGAGGCACTTCAGAAGTAACATGATTGATAATGACGTGAACTCCGGCACTGTTAGGAGAAGAGTGCACTGCAAAAGAAATCCACAGAGCAAATTAATTACAGTTGTAATGCATCACAAAAATATAACAGCGGTGAGAAGAGCATTGAAGAAAGTGTACGCATATAGCAAAGTGAATAATTAAATAGCCCTGGACTTTCTGGCAGTGATGTTATATGCTGCCAGCACAGGATGTTGACAATTTCACAAGAGCCCTA harbors:
- the LOC123407317 gene encoding uncharacterized protein YGR130C-like, with translation MDSGGNKSGGAAGGGDGACSGGHLCHLCGYKYASAHPSAKQRRAHRKNCGGGGKSPPAAASAEGEEERQGKKLVPGADVGGKANGAPASDSGGVLPGSAEDVGNAVDDDATGVHSSPNSAGVHVIINHVTSEVPPKANGTDVQTEADPRLPESGPQDLYPSGSHCSGDQHQDASASHCQSEPEDGARFSPDFSADEASKSNAMSLASNAASGEFSTQTIARAGSPDGTAVAGNDCMLNTIDEDKTREGMLVKGNEIDSSYQEKLQTKIVEGHSATTVEEDLCANNLGVVTEEQSPSENTESKDDGGVIGPNPVEQVCTIKEPVNVLGNKEPSTDNNVRTDDTSSDDLSQLASAGCHLKTADVETQQQIDSISVVAVQLTNSKQTGLEEGSSYPGADEVIQAVSSATEPAVDSLVAEVISAGSASDFTKKDTSEVTADDDTQNNPSHTSDVISMPSQIDPIEPSLDHTHEIRINSKHDVDENKQIENRSVDLTSHETNDICSMDNIEEIKQTEETSAEDSTLKTSILQSASSVEEKEQIEEVMADPASDNIDLISSRDIIVQKEQSAVHMGTAHEINVVDIPAIVELEKHGEETAADPTAQMTNITDEVEEKKQNEEITPDPAPHAINVIHEDKMQNEDMTVVPSSHKNVVYHTDIVKEKGEETMSEPTSHNTDAVSIVDAVEGKEKEEVTPEPTVDISLVHAIDNVKGKESAEPTSIGAGGNAGTILVSDSSSHMSSTPQGTNDAKEEKQDEKAAADHAPTDDVEEKKQKEETAAETNTKESANDHTKESANDHPHEEITDKEMTIDSDKSHVSLKSLLSEKGMEVIKEKKASTKDRVLSFRRRSSKDNPSPAKPGSEQQDWNSPARLPVEKSPKGKKQQWMPFICCHSMN